One Armatimonadota bacterium genomic window carries:
- a CDS encoding pseudouridine synthase: protein MHVRIAHSGLCSRRAAEKLILEGRVVVNGQSVTELGVKVTADDEVQVDGKTLSVAKKYVLILNKPVGVVTTMHDPQGRPTIVQYLPSYGVQLKPVGRLDKETDGLLFVTNDGDIALRMTHPRYGLEKEYQAIVEGVPTEKALDKLRAGVFIDGGKTAPAKVEIVFADDRKNSTSLRITIHEGRKRQVRLMCDAIGHPVMQLTRIRIGPYFVRGLRPGECKLLSQVEVAKLRKILGLQEK, encoded by the coding sequence CTGCATGTGCGCATCGCCCACTCCGGGCTGTGCAGCCGTCGCGCCGCCGAAAAGCTGATTCTCGAGGGGCGCGTCGTCGTCAACGGTCAAAGCGTGACCGAGCTTGGCGTGAAGGTCACGGCCGACGACGAGGTTCAGGTCGATGGCAAGACCCTTTCGGTGGCCAAAAAATACGTCCTGATCCTGAACAAGCCGGTGGGCGTGGTGACGACCATGCACGACCCGCAGGGCCGACCGACGATCGTGCAATATCTGCCCAGCTACGGCGTGCAACTCAAGCCGGTCGGACGGCTGGATAAGGAAACCGACGGCCTTTTGTTCGTCACCAACGACGGCGACATCGCCCTGCGAATGACTCACCCTCGGTACGGTCTGGAAAAGGAGTATCAGGCCATCGTCGAAGGTGTTCCCACCGAAAAAGCCCTGGACAAGCTTCGGGCTGGTGTCTTCATCGACGGTGGCAAGACGGCTCCCGCCAAGGTCGAAATCGTCTTTGCCGACGACCGCAAGAACTCGACTTCCCTTCGCATCACCATTCACGAAGGGCGTAAGCGGCAGGTCAGGCTCATGTGCGACGCCATCGGGCACCCGGTGATGCAACTCACGCGCATCCGCATCGGACCTTATTTTGTGCGTGGACTCCGCCCTGGCGAATGCAAACTGCTCAGCCAGGTAGAAGTCGCCAAGCTCCGCAAGATTTTGGGATTGCAGGAAAAGTAA
- a CDS encoding MFS transporter, producing MLAGLTKYQRYVLIIAWLGWVFDVMEASLFGLTKQQMLVEMLGKAGYDKIGPYWEGWGHTGMLLGWSLGGLIFGVVADKWGRSRTLVLTIGLYCLFTGLTALCQTPLQVVIARGLTGLGIGGEWAAGAALIAESVPNDFRARAAAFLQTAAAIGSIIGVFVTMSVGNLNWRLVYLAGILPAIVCLIARLKLEPDEPTTQEKRSNPFVELIQTFPYNKNLLLAVIIGVVGITGGGILPFWLPNLVKPIVSAEALPFWRNTSMIALHIGTFAGVLVFPPLTDRFGRRPMFAIFGALSGILLFLTATTAKTLPLIFILAPLTSFFALGLTAGFGLYFTELFAHRFRATGSGISYNSARILSAPIPIWIGVTAKTAGVAAAIGTVASIYFLMLIALIFAPETKGKPLEA from the coding sequence ATGCTGGCCGGCCTCACCAAGTACCAACGCTACGTCCTGATCATCGCTTGGCTCGGTTGGGTTTTCGACGTCATGGAGGCCAGCCTGTTCGGCCTCACCAAACAGCAGATGCTGGTGGAGATGCTCGGCAAGGCCGGTTACGATAAGATCGGACCTTATTGGGAGGGCTGGGGCCATACCGGAATGCTCCTCGGCTGGTCGCTGGGAGGGCTCATTTTTGGCGTCGTCGCCGACAAATGGGGTCGCTCGCGAACCCTCGTCCTCACCATCGGTCTTTACTGCCTCTTTACCGGCCTCACCGCCCTTTGCCAGACTCCTTTGCAAGTGGTGATCGCTCGTGGCCTGACCGGTCTTGGCATCGGCGGAGAATGGGCGGCTGGTGCCGCGTTGATCGCCGAAAGCGTGCCCAACGACTTCCGCGCGCGCGCCGCCGCTTTCCTGCAGACTGCCGCCGCCATTGGCTCGATCATCGGCGTCTTCGTGACGATGTCGGTCGGGAATCTCAATTGGAGGCTGGTCTACCTGGCTGGTATCCTGCCCGCCATCGTTTGCCTCATCGCCCGCCTGAAACTGGAGCCGGACGAGCCGACCACCCAAGAAAAGCGAAGCAACCCGTTTGTGGAGCTTATCCAAACCTTTCCGTACAACAAGAACCTCTTGCTGGCGGTGATCATCGGCGTCGTTGGCATCACCGGCGGCGGCATTCTGCCATTTTGGCTCCCGAACCTGGTGAAGCCGATCGTCTCCGCCGAGGCGCTTCCTTTCTGGCGAAACACGTCGATGATCGCCCTGCACATTGGCACCTTCGCAGGCGTGCTGGTCTTTCCTCCGCTCACCGACCGCTTCGGGCGTCGGCCCATGTTTGCCATCTTCGGGGCGCTTTCCGGCATCCTGCTTTTCTTGACCGCCACAACGGCCAAGACTCTGCCCCTCATCTTCATCCTCGCTCCGCTGACCTCGTTCTTCGCCCTCGGTCTCACGGCTGGGTTTGGGCTGTACTTCACCGAGCTTTTTGCCCATCGCTTCCGCGCGACCGGCTCGGGGATTTCGTACAATAGCGCGCGAATTCTCAGCGCGCCAATCCCGATCTGGATCGGCGTGACAGCCAAGACCGCCGGTGTCGCCGCGGCTATTGGCACTGTGGCGAGCATCTACTTCCTCATGCTCATCGCCCTCATCTTCGCCCCCGAAACGAAAGGCAAGCCACTGGAAGCTTGA